Proteins encoded within one genomic window of Hahella chejuensis KCTC 2396:
- the astA gene encoding arginine N-succinyltransferase, producing MMIIRPISGKDLDAVYELAKSAGIGVTTLPANRELLSQRIEESERSFSERIEQEHAYYMFGLEDTEAGTIVGVSAIKARVGLDEVWYNYRVSTTVNASKELGIHKQTPTLYLTNDMTNCSEICTLFLHEKYRNSFNGQLLSKCRFLFLADFSERFSNKIFAEMRGYTNEQGQSPFWEDLGRKFFSLEFSQADYLSGIGNKAFIAELMPKYPIYVPFFSQEARDVIGRVHEHTRPALAMLESEGFNFNGLVDIFDAGPLVESFVHGIRSVRDSAKRFVMPVQKTGAGDIAEPYMISNRSFSNFRVGLLDSDQIKSDTVSLNHDLMDHLQLGAGDTVRVVALKAKRSDA from the coding sequence ATGATGATTATTCGTCCCATTAGCGGCAAAGATTTGGATGCAGTGTACGAGTTGGCGAAGAGCGCAGGCATTGGCGTGACGACCTTGCCCGCCAACCGTGAGCTGTTGTCGCAGCGCATTGAAGAGTCGGAGCGTTCATTTTCAGAGCGCATCGAACAGGAACACGCCTACTACATGTTCGGGCTGGAGGACACTGAGGCCGGAACCATCGTTGGGGTTAGTGCGATCAAAGCGCGGGTAGGCCTGGATGAAGTCTGGTACAACTATCGGGTCTCCACCACGGTGAACGCCTCCAAAGAACTGGGCATTCACAAGCAGACGCCGACGTTGTATCTCACTAACGACATGACCAACTGCAGTGAAATCTGTACGTTGTTCCTGCATGAGAAATACCGCAACAGCTTCAATGGTCAGCTGTTGTCGAAATGCCGCTTCCTGTTTCTGGCGGATTTTTCTGAGCGTTTCAGCAATAAGATTTTCGCTGAGATGCGCGGTTACACCAACGAGCAGGGCCAGTCTCCGTTCTGGGAAGATCTGGGCCGTAAGTTTTTCAGCCTGGAGTTCTCTCAGGCGGATTATTTATCCGGCATCGGCAACAAGGCGTTCATCGCCGAACTGATGCCCAAATATCCCATTTATGTTCCCTTTTTCAGCCAGGAAGCCCGCGATGTGATTGGTCGGGTGCATGAGCATACCCGACCTGCGCTGGCCATGCTGGAAAGCGAAGGCTTTAATTTCAACGGACTGGTGGACATTTTTGACGCCGGTCCTTTGGTGGAGTCTTTCGTTCACGGCATCCGCAGCGTGCGCGACAGCGCCAAGCGGTTTGTCATGCCGGTGCAGAAAACCGGCGCCGGCGACATTGCCGAACCCTATATGATTTCCAACCGGTCCTTCTCCAACTTCAGGGTGGGACTGCTCGACAGCGACCAGATTAAATCCGACACGGTCTCTCTCAATCATGATCTGATGGATCATTTGCAATTAGGAGCCGGGGACACAGTGCGAGTGGTCGCGTTGAAAGCGAAGAGGAGCGATGCATGA
- the aruF gene encoding arginine/ornithine succinyltransferase subunit alpha, whose protein sequence is MVIFRPSRFADLPGIEKLINESAAQVSTLPADRDKLGEKIDQSCRSFAGDESMVGKERYLFVLEDTENKEILGTSGIDACAGNGAPFYNYRLDELIHSSQQLGVFNKVPILYMTHELTGSPLLCSLTISPRYRKTEYFDLLSRSRFLFMGQHRERFQSRIIVEIQGKQGDNGDSPFWDSLGRHFFDMDFATADYYSGIKSKTFIAEMMPPHPIYVNLLTKDAQDAIAHPHSAARDNCQFLNREGFRMGRYIDIFDGGPTLEADLDNLTTVKSTKTKQVKLSDNQTGLQYLMCNTLFEDFRATLANVTDGMGDLLRLKRSTAEAILVSEGDNVQFAPL, encoded by the coding sequence ATGGTGATTTTTCGCCCCAGCCGCTTCGCCGACTTGCCCGGCATCGAAAAGTTGATAAACGAAAGCGCAGCGCAGGTGTCCACCCTGCCTGCGGACCGCGATAAACTGGGCGAGAAGATCGACCAGTCCTGTCGCTCCTTCGCCGGCGATGAATCCATGGTCGGTAAGGAACGCTATCTGTTTGTGCTTGAGGATACCGAAAACAAAGAGATCCTCGGCACATCAGGCATCGACGCCTGCGCCGGCAACGGCGCGCCGTTTTATAACTACCGGCTGGATGAACTCATTCACTCCTCCCAGCAACTGGGGGTGTTCAACAAAGTTCCCATTCTTTATATGACCCATGAGCTCACTGGCTCTCCGCTGCTGTGCTCGCTGACTATTTCTCCCCGTTATCGCAAAACGGAATATTTCGATCTGCTGTCGCGCTCGCGCTTCCTGTTCATGGGGCAGCACCGCGAGCGCTTCCAGTCCCGCATTATTGTGGAGATTCAGGGCAAGCAGGGCGACAACGGCGATTCCCCGTTCTGGGATAGCCTGGGTCGCCATTTCTTTGATATGGACTTCGCGACGGCGGACTATTACTCCGGCATCAAGAGCAAAACCTTCATCGCGGAAATGATGCCGCCCCATCCCATTTATGTGAACCTGCTGACCAAGGACGCTCAGGACGCTATTGCGCACCCGCACTCGGCGGCCCGGGACAATTGTCAGTTTCTGAATCGGGAAGGTTTCCGCATGGGCCGCTACATCGATATTTTCGACGGCGGCCCGACTCTGGAGGCGGATCTGGACAATCTGACCACCGTGAAATCCACAAAAACCAAGCAGGTTAAGCTGTCGGATAACCAAACCGGACTGCAGTACCTGATGTGCAACACCCTGTTTGAAGACTTCCGGGCCACGCTGGCCAACGTCACCGATGGCATGGGCGACCTGCTGCGCCTGAAGCGCAGCACAGCTGAGGCGATTCTGGTGTCGGAAGGCGATAACGTCCAGTTCGCGCCACTGTGA
- the astD gene encoding succinylglutamate-semialdehyde dehydrogenase: MTVRESAFVNGRWLAGGGVEFESLDPVTQDCLWKGAAASDDVVGQAVQAARQAFTSWGRLDVSRRIDIVKRFAELLEEDKERLADVIGKETSKPLWEARTEVASMVAKVGISIQAFNERTGVSEQDVAAGHAVLKHRPHGVLAVFGPYNFPGHLPNGHIVPALIAGNTIVFKPSELTPWFAEETVRIWAKAGLPDGVLNLVQGARETGVALAANDGIDGLLFTGSSPTGHSLHRQFGGRPEKILALEMGGNNPLIIAPPYDLKGAVHHTLFSAFVSAGQRCTCARRLLVPDTAEGQAFLDELIAAAANLQVGRYDADPQPFMGGVISLRARDQMLAAQNKLAAEGGRILLEMRSLEENASLLSPGVIDVTDVQELPDEEHFGPMLQVLRYRDFDHALELANKTGFGLAAGLISDSRDLYDRFWLEVRAGIVNWNKPLTGASSAAPFGGVGASGNHRPSAYYAADYCAYPVATLEADQAQAPAQLSPGMSL; encoded by the coding sequence ATGACTGTACGTGAAAGCGCATTTGTAAACGGTCGCTGGCTTGCCGGCGGCGGTGTGGAATTTGAATCCCTGGACCCGGTGACCCAGGATTGTCTGTGGAAAGGCGCGGCGGCGTCCGATGACGTCGTGGGGCAGGCGGTGCAAGCGGCCCGTCAGGCGTTCACCAGCTGGGGACGTCTGGATGTCTCCAGGCGTATCGATATCGTTAAACGCTTCGCCGAGTTGCTGGAAGAAGACAAAGAGCGTCTTGCTGACGTGATCGGCAAAGAGACCAGCAAACCGTTGTGGGAAGCGCGTACGGAAGTCGCCAGCATGGTCGCCAAAGTAGGTATCTCCATTCAGGCGTTTAATGAGCGCACCGGCGTATCCGAGCAGGACGTGGCGGCGGGACATGCGGTGCTGAAACACCGTCCTCATGGCGTGTTAGCGGTATTTGGCCCTTATAACTTCCCTGGACATTTGCCCAATGGACACATTGTGCCGGCGCTGATTGCTGGCAACACGATTGTCTTTAAGCCAAGCGAGTTGACGCCCTGGTTTGCGGAAGAAACAGTGCGCATTTGGGCGAAAGCCGGTTTGCCGGACGGGGTGTTGAATCTGGTGCAAGGCGCGCGGGAAACCGGCGTGGCTTTGGCGGCCAACGATGGCATTGACGGTCTGCTGTTTACCGGCAGCTCGCCCACCGGACATAGCCTGCATCGTCAGTTCGGCGGTCGTCCAGAGAAAATCCTGGCGTTGGAGATGGGTGGCAACAACCCGCTGATTATCGCGCCACCTTATGATTTGAAAGGCGCAGTGCATCATACCCTGTTCTCAGCCTTTGTCTCCGCAGGCCAGCGTTGCACTTGCGCGCGACGTCTGTTGGTTCCGGATACGGCGGAAGGCCAGGCGTTTTTGGATGAGCTGATCGCGGCGGCGGCTAATTTACAGGTAGGGCGCTACGATGCGGACCCGCAACCTTTTATGGGCGGTGTTATTTCCCTGCGCGCGCGGGATCAGATGCTGGCTGCGCAAAACAAGCTGGCTGCGGAGGGCGGGCGCATCCTGTTGGAAATGCGCAGCCTGGAAGAGAATGCGAGCCTGCTGAGCCCAGGCGTCATAGATGTCACGGACGTGCAGGAGCTGCCGGACGAAGAGCACTTCGGACCCATGTTGCAGGTATTGCGTTACCGCGATTTTGATCACGCCCTGGAGTTGGCCAACAAAACCGGATTCGGTCTGGCGGCGGGCTTGATCAGCGACTCTCGCGACCTCTATGACCGCTTCTGGCTGGAAGTGCGCGCAGGCATCGTCAACTGGAACAAGCCTCTTACCGGCGCCAGCAGCGCCGCGCCGTTCGGCGGCGTGGGCGCAAGCGGCAATCATCGGCCCAGCGCCTACTACGCGGCGGATTACTGCGCCTATCCGGTCGCTACTCTGGAGGCGGATCAGGCGCAGGCGCCTGCGCAGTTATCGCCAGGCATGTCCTTATAA
- a CDS encoding dipeptidase, translating to MKKKILTGLLITLIIAVLSFFALVPPLVDNASNQLTASAPKPATDKAKNLHQSLFLADLHSDSLLWGRNLSKGYQRGHMDLPRLREGGMALQAFSVVTKVPFGLNIQKNAGDSDMIFWLGLSQAWSPSALQSLLSRAERQAEMLRDLAASPDNKFKFILNRKDLQDFIALHKTDKDALAGWLTLEGAQAMEGDLKNLNALYEAGFRMIAPTHFFDTELSGSAHGVNKGGLTALGKQWVKAMEDKSMIIDLAHASPKTITDVLTMARRPVIVSHTGVKGTCNNNRNLSDAQLKAIAANGGVVGIGFWSTAVCGRDAAAIARSIKYTVNLIGVDHVAMGSDFDGAVATPFDVTRLDALTEALQKAGLSERQIRKIMGENIRDFLLKNLPSA from the coding sequence ATGAAGAAAAAAATACTGACAGGACTGTTAATCACACTGATCATCGCAGTCCTCTCATTTTTCGCCCTGGTCCCGCCATTGGTGGATAACGCCAGTAATCAGCTGACGGCCTCCGCGCCAAAGCCGGCGACCGATAAAGCTAAGAATCTACACCAGTCGCTGTTCCTCGCCGACCTGCATTCGGATTCACTGTTATGGGGCCGTAATCTGTCCAAGGGGTATCAGCGGGGCCATATGGACCTGCCGCGACTGCGGGAGGGAGGCATGGCGTTGCAGGCGTTCTCAGTGGTGACCAAAGTTCCTTTCGGCTTGAACATCCAGAAAAACGCGGGCGACAGCGACATGATATTCTGGCTGGGACTGTCTCAAGCCTGGTCCCCCAGCGCATTACAGAGCCTTCTTAGCCGCGCCGAGCGCCAGGCAGAGATGCTGCGCGACCTCGCCGCATCGCCAGATAACAAGTTCAAGTTCATTCTGAACCGCAAGGACCTGCAGGACTTCATCGCGCTTCATAAAACCGACAAGGACGCTCTCGCCGGCTGGCTGACGCTGGAAGGCGCGCAAGCGATGGAGGGCGACCTGAAGAACCTGAACGCGCTGTATGAGGCCGGTTTCCGCATGATCGCCCCCACCCACTTTTTCGACACGGAGTTGTCCGGCTCCGCTCACGGCGTTAATAAAGGCGGCTTAACAGCGCTGGGGAAACAATGGGTTAAAGCCATGGAGGATAAGTCCATGATTATCGACCTGGCCCACGCCTCTCCCAAAACCATTACCGACGTGCTGACCATGGCCAGACGACCCGTTATCGTGTCGCACACCGGCGTCAAAGGAACTTGCAATAACAACCGCAACCTGTCCGACGCTCAGCTAAAAGCAATCGCCGCCAACGGTGGCGTCGTCGGCATTGGTTTCTGGTCGACAGCGGTCTGTGGACGCGACGCCGCCGCCATCGCCCGTTCGATTAAATATACAGTCAATCTGATTGGCGTGGACCACGTGGCGATGGGGTCTGATTTCGACGGCGCCGTGGCGACGCCTTTCGACGTCACCCGACTGGACGCCTTAACCGAGGCGTTGCAAAAAGCCGGACTGAGTGAACGCCAGATTCGCAAGATAATGGGCGAAAATATCCGCGACTTCCTGCTAAAAAACCTGCCGTCCGCCTGA
- a CDS encoding GlxA family transcriptional regulator, giving the protein MSCKLGVLLLPGFSMLSYASLVEPLRVCNELLDERQYRLVRLGAEPVVASGDGVAVSVDRSLAHVAGLDALVVCGSVGLYKTPLLEKEWLASHNKDLSWLGGVANGAALLLEMGLLRGRKASLQIPDALSAQARECFPSQDVFSVDANVWTCRGGTAALDMALFMVGRHHGVELAEMASQAIMRERLGGAKTTGRKRPDPLAKREAPALCDAVQLMENNIEEPLTTDDIAKHLEISRRQLERLFKRYLDSVPSRYYLQIRLEKARDMLCSSAMSITDIGLKTGFSSGAHFSTAYRNLYGLTPSEERAGQP; this is encoded by the coding sequence TTGAGCTGCAAACTGGGCGTACTGTTACTGCCGGGATTTTCCATGCTGTCCTACGCCAGCCTGGTGGAGCCGTTGCGGGTTTGTAATGAGCTGTTGGATGAACGCCAGTATCGGCTGGTGCGTCTGGGTGCTGAGCCGGTAGTGGCGTCCGGGGATGGCGTGGCGGTCTCGGTGGATCGTTCTTTGGCTCATGTCGCTGGCCTGGACGCGTTGGTCGTCTGCGGCTCGGTGGGGCTTTATAAAACGCCGCTGCTGGAAAAAGAATGGCTGGCTTCTCACAACAAAGACCTGTCCTGGCTGGGAGGCGTGGCTAACGGCGCAGCTCTGTTGCTTGAAATGGGGTTGTTGCGAGGCAGGAAAGCGTCGCTGCAGATCCCTGATGCGCTATCCGCGCAAGCTCGCGAGTGCTTTCCCTCTCAAGATGTGTTTTCTGTCGACGCTAATGTCTGGACCTGTCGCGGGGGCACTGCGGCGCTGGACATGGCGCTGTTCATGGTGGGTCGTCATCACGGGGTGGAACTGGCGGAAATGGCGTCTCAGGCCATTATGCGGGAGCGTCTTGGCGGCGCCAAAACTACCGGACGCAAACGTCCTGATCCCTTGGCGAAAAGAGAAGCGCCGGCGCTCTGCGATGCGGTGCAACTGATGGAAAATAATATCGAAGAACCGTTGACCACGGACGATATCGCCAAGCATCTGGAAATCTCCAGGCGCCAGCTTGAGCGTCTGTTCAAGCGCTATCTGGACTCCGTTCCTTCCCGTTATTACCTGCAAATTCGTCTGGAAAAGGCGCGGGACATGCTGTGTTCTTCCGCGATGAGCATCACCGATATAGGGTTGAAAACCGGTTTTTCCTCCGGCGCGCATTTTTCCACTGCTTATCGCAATCTGTACGGGCTGACGCCCAGTGAGGAAAGGGCCGGTCAGCCCTGA
- a CDS encoding aspartate aminotransferase family protein translates to MTSSQVTREMFDQVMVPNYAPGPIIPTHGIGSRVWDQAGKEYIDLAGGIAVTGLGHAHPELVAALTEQAQKLWHLSNVLANEPAILLAKKLTEMTFADRVFFSNSGGEANEAAFKLARRYSWEKHGPHKHDIVACNNSFHGRTLFTVSVGGQAKYREGFEPVPGGIKHAPFNDIAALEAAIDENTCAFVVEPVQGEGGVTPADEAYLKRARELCDQHNALLIFDEVQTGVGRTGALYAYMKYGVTPDILTTAKAMGGGFPIGAMLTTTEVAQSLTVGTHGSTYGGNPLGCAVANKVMDIVNTPEVLQGVERKHELMVSGLQAINEKYGVFSAVRGMGLLIGAALTDEWQGKAKQFMTAALEEGVLALIAGPNVLRLAPSLIIGDDDIKEGLARFERAVARVAQGQ, encoded by the coding sequence ATGACCTCTAGCCAAGTCACCAGAGAAATGTTTGATCAGGTAATGGTTCCCAACTACGCGCCGGGCCCGATTATCCCTACTCACGGCATCGGCTCCCGAGTCTGGGATCAGGCTGGTAAGGAATACATCGATCTGGCGGGCGGCATTGCGGTAACCGGTCTGGGGCACGCTCATCCGGAACTGGTGGCGGCGTTGACCGAGCAGGCGCAAAAGCTGTGGCACCTGAGCAACGTACTGGCGAACGAGCCGGCTATTCTGCTGGCTAAAAAGTTGACTGAGATGACCTTCGCTGATCGCGTGTTTTTCTCCAACTCCGGCGGCGAAGCCAACGAAGCCGCGTTCAAACTGGCGCGTCGTTACAGCTGGGAAAAACACGGACCTCATAAACACGACATCGTGGCCTGTAACAACAGTTTCCACGGTCGGACGCTATTCACCGTCAGTGTGGGCGGTCAAGCCAAGTATCGCGAAGGCTTCGAGCCGGTTCCCGGCGGCATCAAGCATGCGCCTTTCAATGATATCGCCGCTCTGGAAGCCGCCATTGATGAAAACACCTGCGCCTTCGTAGTTGAGCCCGTACAAGGCGAGGGCGGTGTGACGCCAGCGGATGAAGCCTACCTGAAGCGCGCCAGAGAACTGTGCGACCAGCACAACGCGCTGCTGATCTTTGACGAAGTTCAGACAGGCGTTGGCCGCACCGGAGCCTTGTATGCATATATGAAGTACGGCGTGACGCCGGACATTCTGACCACCGCCAAGGCCATGGGCGGCGGCTTCCCTATCGGCGCCATGTTGACCACAACGGAAGTGGCGCAAAGTCTGACGGTGGGCACTCACGGCAGCACCTACGGCGGCAACCCGCTGGGCTGCGCAGTGGCGAACAAGGTCATGGATATCGTCAACACGCCGGAAGTATTGCAAGGCGTTGAGCGCAAGCATGAATTGATGGTGTCCGGGCTGCAGGCGATCAATGAGAAATATGGCGTATTCAGCGCTGTGCGCGGCATGGGCCTGTTAATCGGGGCGGCGCTTACTGACGAGTGGCAGGGCAAAGCCAAGCAGTTCATGACGGCGGCGCTGGAAGAGGGCGTACTGGCGCTGATCGCTGGACCTAACGTATTGAGACTGGCGCCTTCTCTGATCATCGGCGACGACGACATCAAAGAAGGACTGGCTCGCTTCGAAAGAGCGGTGGCCCGCGTCGCGCAAGGGCAATAA
- a CDS encoding GNAT family N-acetyltransferase: MKKTLAKIKDVKTRRKERSTPLGLEFAIADSINFLNAADWDRIAASASVFLQRDYLQALELNAPDNISPRYGLIYKDREPIGVVSCQIADVTGDRMIKSEDPDNTKAKLSQKYRERILVCGNLVSCGLHGVAFAEGVDAELGWRALAELLYRIRRGEKLGGSIDFVMLKDFNSDMLPQSEILKRYSYRSIQTDPEMVLTLEPGTRTFEDYLQSLTGKYRKRITSIIKKLQDAGVETNTLDNINDEQDEALHALYLQVENRAAARLATLPKGYFKALSDSLGDRFACTTLSQNGRIVGFVTSVKDRDTSMAYYVGMDYEINADLPLYFRLLQLSIEHGCQFGCSKVSLGRTALEPKANLGAKPVDCHLWMRHRTAAVNYVVRKLFRAIPHAEAPTRNALKTVAQ; encoded by the coding sequence ATGAAAAAAACGCTCGCCAAGATCAAGGATGTAAAAACCCGGCGCAAAGAACGCAGCACCCCTCTGGGACTGGAGTTCGCTATCGCCGACAGCATCAACTTTCTCAATGCGGCGGACTGGGACCGCATCGCCGCGTCCGCATCCGTTTTTCTGCAACGGGATTATCTACAGGCGCTGGAACTCAACGCGCCGGACAACATTTCCCCTCGCTACGGACTCATCTACAAAGACCGCGAGCCCATCGGCGTCGTTAGCTGCCAGATCGCCGACGTAACTGGCGACCGCATGATCAAAAGTGAAGATCCGGACAATACCAAGGCCAAGCTAAGCCAGAAATATCGGGAACGCATTCTGGTCTGCGGCAATCTGGTGTCTTGCGGCCTTCACGGCGTAGCGTTCGCCGAGGGAGTCGATGCGGAACTGGGCTGGCGCGCTCTGGCTGAGCTGTTGTATCGCATCCGCCGGGGAGAAAAACTGGGCGGCTCTATCGACTTTGTTATGCTGAAGGACTTCAACAGCGACATGCTGCCGCAGTCTGAAATCCTGAAACGCTACAGCTACCGCTCCATTCAGACCGATCCGGAAATGGTGTTGACGCTGGAGCCGGGAACCCGGACTTTCGAAGACTACCTGCAAAGCCTCACCGGCAAATACCGTAAGCGCATTACCTCCATTATTAAGAAGCTGCAGGACGCCGGAGTGGAGACGAACACTCTGGATAACATCAACGATGAGCAGGATGAGGCGCTGCACGCACTTTACCTGCAAGTGGAGAACCGCGCCGCCGCCCGTTTGGCCACATTGCCCAAAGGATATTTCAAGGCGCTGTCGGATTCGCTGGGAGACCGCTTCGCCTGCACGACGCTGTCCCAGAACGGCCGCATCGTTGGCTTCGTCACCTCCGTAAAGGATCGCGATACGTCCATGGCCTACTATGTGGGCATGGATTACGAGATCAATGCCGACCTGCCCCTGTATTTCCGCCTGCTGCAACTCTCCATTGAACATGGCTGTCAGTTTGGCTGCAGCAAAGTATCATTAGGCAGGACCGCTTTGGAGCCAAAGGCGAACCTCGGCGCCAAGCCTGTGGACTGTCATCTGTGGATGCGGCATCGCACCGCGGCGGTCAATTACGTGGTGCGCAAGCTGTTTCGCGCCATCCCCCATGCGGAAGCTCCCACGCGTAATGCGCTGAAGACAGTCGCTCAATAA
- a CDS encoding methyl-accepting chemotaxis protein, with translation MAHIFSRVTRRITIFHRALMMSGVFAIILSCALLYLLGAVHDMLSTIEGQRSMVEQQNTAVAKQNQLVSQQQHLNELLAQSQTAFAQYSEYLYWRLDSATTAEEHSISQGDKAEKSLRDTLDKIAGTDEEMADVADVVLMYLDDFNKSIAEAVDRTRNNDSRQRVSAMIGEARTASMAMSSTFKIILEEAAKAAAAANEGVGQAAQEVSVAASQVLEANDSVAASGRSLQQEVLFILVVSVTVSLLVGFLLSRSITQPIHRLRRVITEIEDNNDLTKRVDYSRQDEIGAIALAFNAMMDKFSVIVGDLAQTTDELSSSSEQSARISAQTKASAEQLSHETDLVATASNEMTATVKGINENTDNAASIALEARKACESGKTAVDGATTRINELTQTINETSDSVGQLARESESIGAVLDVIRGIAEQTNLLALNAAIEAARAGDQGRGFAVVADEVRTLAQRTGNSTDEIQKMIEQLRAGVNKAVTRMEQSCKRAESTVTQASQASESIDQTLSAVTSMHDANQYVAQATYEQREAAESIDRSIVNISELSQTLHTAAEENFQSSDHLKQMVTRLRQLVVQFRY, from the coding sequence ATGGCTCACATCTTCAGCCGGGTGACAAGGCGCATTACCATTTTCCATCGCGCATTAATGATGAGCGGCGTGTTCGCCATCATTCTCAGCTGCGCACTTTTGTACTTGCTGGGCGCGGTGCATGACATGCTCAGCACCATTGAAGGGCAACGCAGCATGGTGGAGCAGCAAAACACGGCTGTCGCCAAGCAGAACCAGCTGGTCAGCCAGCAACAACATCTCAACGAACTGCTGGCGCAAAGCCAGACCGCGTTCGCCCAGTATTCCGAATATCTGTATTGGCGTCTGGACTCCGCCACCACCGCCGAAGAGCACTCTATCAGTCAGGGCGACAAGGCGGAGAAAAGCCTGCGCGACACCCTGGATAAAATCGCCGGAACCGATGAGGAAATGGCGGATGTTGCGGATGTCGTATTGATGTATCTGGACGACTTCAACAAGTCCATCGCTGAGGCGGTGGATCGCACCCGCAACAATGACTCCCGCCAGCGCGTCAGCGCGATGATCGGCGAAGCCCGCACCGCCAGCATGGCCATGAGCTCTACCTTTAAGATCATCCTGGAAGAAGCCGCCAAAGCGGCGGCTGCAGCCAACGAGGGGGTTGGACAGGCAGCGCAGGAAGTGTCCGTCGCCGCCAGTCAGGTGCTGGAAGCTAACGACTCTGTCGCCGCCAGCGGCCGCAGCCTACAGCAGGAAGTGCTGTTCATTCTCGTTGTGTCTGTCACCGTCTCTCTGCTTGTCGGTTTTCTGCTATCGAGGTCCATCACGCAGCCCATTCACCGTCTACGTCGGGTGATTACTGAGATTGAGGACAACAACGATCTCACCAAACGGGTGGACTACAGTCGTCAGGATGAAATTGGCGCTATCGCCCTGGCGTTCAACGCCATGATGGATAAGTTCTCCGTTATCGTGGGAGACCTTGCGCAAACCACTGACGAGCTGTCCTCATCCTCCGAACAAAGCGCTCGCATCAGCGCACAGACGAAAGCATCTGCGGAGCAGCTCAGCCACGAAACCGATCTGGTGGCGACCGCCTCCAACGAGATGACGGCGACCGTTAAAGGCATCAACGAAAATACCGACAACGCCGCCAGTATCGCACTGGAAGCGCGCAAAGCCTGTGAGTCGGGCAAAACCGCCGTGGATGGCGCCACCACCCGCATCAATGAACTGACTCAGACGATCAACGAAACGTCTGACTCCGTCGGCCAGCTCGCCAGGGAAAGCGAGTCCATTGGCGCCGTACTCGACGTCATTCGCGGCATCGCCGAACAGACCAACTTGCTGGCGCTAAACGCAGCCATTGAAGCCGCCCGCGCCGGGGATCAGGGGCGCGGATTCGCCGTGGTCGCCGATGAGGTGCGCACGCTCGCGCAACGCACCGGCAACTCCACCGATGAAATTCAAAAGATGATCGAACAGCTCCGCGCCGGCGTGAATAAAGCCGTCACCAGAATGGAGCAAAGCTGCAAACGTGCGGAAAGCACGGTTACGCAAGCAAGTCAGGCCAGCGAATCCATAGATCAGACCCTTTCCGCCGTCACCTCCATGCATGACGCCAATCAGTATGTAGCGCAGGCCACCTATGAACAGCGCGAGGCGGCGGAGAGTATTGATCGCAGCATCGTAAACATCAGTGAACTGTCACAAACCCTGCACACAGCCGCCGAGGAAAACTTTCAATCCAGCGACCACCTGAAACAGATGGTGACCCGGCTCAGGCAGCTGGTCGTGCAGTTCAGGTACTGA